One Glutamicibacter halophytocola DNA segment encodes these proteins:
- a CDS encoding GNAT family N-acetyltransferase, which yields MNELEFRDWRSGDDLELLQVFGDPRSPQAHQDRTMLRENSDAPFSRTLVASVDGVAIGAGVVFASSLHPQRLWLYVEVAAEQRRSGVGTALVAKLRQQIPADQAQQLKARYTVTPGDPATAAAGFCKALGLGEIQVSRDVILEPGALAEPVFDTNDRVIEELSTGSVELTKLVMDFYNKVHEQWDPAKMTVGSAQRMLLDEHTGAQAALVLRDKPKSQGGVPLAFAVSYVPAREDAPSDVLVGHNPAFSDDEVAEAVRDMVAMLIHQYPVKLEVDSSMFILASLIDALAGVEQATVISTTHILASDAAK from the coding sequence ATGAACGAACTGGAATTCCGCGATTGGCGCTCCGGGGACGACCTGGAGCTGCTGCAGGTTTTTGGCGATCCGCGCTCGCCGCAGGCCCACCAGGATCGCACCATGCTGCGGGAGAATAGCGATGCGCCGTTCTCCCGCACGCTGGTGGCCAGCGTTGATGGCGTGGCCATCGGCGCCGGCGTGGTCTTCGCTTCTTCGCTGCACCCGCAGCGCCTGTGGCTGTATGTCGAGGTAGCCGCCGAGCAGCGCCGCAGTGGCGTGGGCACCGCGCTGGTCGCCAAGCTGCGCCAGCAGATTCCGGCCGATCAGGCCCAGCAGCTCAAGGCCCGCTACACGGTGACCCCGGGCGACCCGGCCACCGCGGCAGCCGGCTTCTGCAAGGCACTGGGCCTGGGCGAAATCCAGGTCTCGCGCGATGTCATCCTGGAGCCCGGCGCCTTGGCCGAGCCGGTGTTCGACACCAACGACCGGGTGATCGAGGAGCTGTCCACGGGCAGCGTCGAGCTGACCAAGCTGGTCATGGACTTCTACAACAAGGTCCATGAGCAGTGGGATCCGGCCAAGATGACGGTGGGTTCGGCCCAGCGCATGCTGCTCGACGAGCACACCGGCGCCCAGGCGGCGCTGGTGCTGCGCGATAAGCCCAAGAGCCAGGGCGGGGTTCCGCTGGCCTTTGCGGTCAGCTATGTCCCGGCCCGCGAAGACGCCCCCTCGGATGTGCTGGTGGGCCACAACCCGGCCTTCAGCGATGACGAGGTGGCCGAGGCGGTGCGCGATATGGTCGCGATGCTGATCCACCAGTACCCGGTGAAGCTGGAGGTGGACTCCTCGATGTTCATCCTGGCGTCGCTGATTGATGCCTTGGCCGGCGTCGAGCAGGCCACGGTCATTTCGACCACGCACATCCTGGCCAGCGACGCAGCCAAGTAG
- a CDS encoding DMT family transporter gives MKPSTLPKPGTAAQRRTGGTFFFVLLSIAAGLLLSTQSRINGALGAALGDAITASTISFGVGLAALVLLALLSPPVRASVAQVPGALARGDFPRWYLAAGVVGALVVFSQATAIALVGVALFTVCLVTGQCIGSMALDRIGFGGAPPRKISALRLLGAVLTIAGVIWAASPRGAGTDLLALLLPMIFSAVVGVLMGFQSASNGVQAAAYGTAAAAALVNFATGFVVLVALMLLRLPAGIGLNPFPAHWWYYSGGLLGCLFVGITVMAIKRLGVLVTSLAAVGGQLIGSLLLDVLAPAAGSSVSPATVMGTILTLLAVALASLAGHRKSTAGSREKTPALN, from the coding sequence GTGAAACCCAGCACCCTTCCGAAACCCGGCACCGCAGCGCAGCGGCGCACCGGCGGCACGTTCTTCTTCGTGCTGCTCTCCATCGCCGCCGGCCTGCTGCTGTCGACCCAATCGCGCATCAACGGGGCGCTGGGCGCGGCGCTCGGGGATGCGATCACCGCATCCACCATCAGCTTCGGGGTGGGCCTGGCGGCCCTGGTCCTGCTGGCGCTGCTGAGCCCGCCGGTGCGCGCTTCGGTGGCACAGGTGCCCGGCGCGCTGGCCCGGGGTGATTTCCCGCGCTGGTACCTGGCGGCGGGAGTCGTGGGCGCGCTGGTCGTGTTCAGCCAGGCCACCGCGATTGCGCTGGTTGGCGTGGCGCTGTTCACCGTCTGCCTGGTCACCGGGCAGTGCATCGGATCCATGGCCCTGGACCGGATCGGCTTTGGCGGGGCGCCGCCGCGCAAGATCAGCGCACTGCGCCTGCTTGGCGCCGTGCTGACCATCGCCGGGGTGATCTGGGCGGCCAGTCCGCGCGGTGCCGGCACCGACCTCTTGGCCCTGCTGCTGCCGATGATCTTTTCGGCGGTGGTGGGCGTGCTCATGGGCTTCCAATCGGCCTCCAACGGGGTGCAGGCAGCGGCCTACGGCACGGCCGCCGCGGCGGCACTGGTGAACTTCGCCACCGGCTTTGTCGTGCTGGTGGCGCTGATGCTGCTGCGCCTGCCGGCAGGGATCGGGCTGAACCCCTTTCCGGCGCACTGGTGGTACTACAGCGGCGGGCTGCTGGGCTGCCTGTTTGTGGGCATCACCGTCATGGCGATCAAGCGCCTGGGCGTGCTGGTCACCAGCCTGGCGGCCGTGGGCGGGCAGCTGATCGGATCGCTGCTGCTCGATGTCCTCGCCCCGGCCGCAGGTTCCTCGGTTTCCCCGGCGACCGTCATGGGCACGATCCTGACGCTGCTGGCCGTGGCCCTGGCTTCGCTGGCAGGCCACCGAAAGTCGACGGCAGGGAGCAGGGAAAAAACCCCGGCCCTGAACTGA